The stretch of DNA TGTTAGTGGAAGGCAGCTTCATGCCGATATTCACTTTTTTATTCGGTTATTCCATGATTAAAATGAAAGAAAGCCTGGAGAGAAAAGGAGCGAAAGTGAATCGTCACTTTATTCGCCGCTTCTTCTTTTTGTTGGCGCTTGGGATTTTGCATTCCACGTTTTTATGGGAAGGAGATATTCTGGTTTTTTACGGGATGATGGGCTTTTTTCTCTTAGTGCTTTTAAATCGTCAGAAAAAGACTTTAATGATTTGGGGGATCATTCTATTTCTTTTGACGCCGTTTATCGGATATGGGCAGTTGGAGGAGACTCCAAAAGAAAAGGAGAGAATGACTAATTATCTGGAAACGACACAGTCTGTTTACGGCAGCGGCGATTATATGGAGATTAAAGATCACCGGAATAATGAAGATCCGTTAGGCTATCCGGATTATATGTACTTAGTGCTTATTATAATCGCGCCAATCGTTCATTTGCCGCTGTTTTTATTTGGTATGCATGCGGCCAAGAATAACCGATTTGCCGAGCCGTTAAAGGAGAGAGCAATATACATCAGGTCGGTGTTTCTATTCCTGCCTGCTGGCCTGGCGCTGAAAATTGCTGCTGTTGCCTTTCCTGAAACCGATTGGGCGGGAGTGTACGAATTTATGGGAGCTGGACTATTGTCGCTCGGGTACATTTATGCTTTTGCCTGCTTGTATACTAAACAGACGAAAGGGCTGTTTCCTTCCGCTTTTGAATACATCGGCAAGCTTTCGCTGACGAATTATTTAATGCAAACCGTGATTTGTACAACAATTTTTTATGGGTACGGTCTTGGGATGTTTGGCAAGCTGGGCGTGCTGGCTGGGATTATGCTGGCCCTTGTTATTTATGCAGCGCAAGTGGCTGTCAGCTATCTTTATTTGAAGAAATATAAGAGAGGCCCGCTGGAAATCCTGCTTCGAATGTGGACGAATTTTTCTTGGAATGGCCAAATCAAGGAGAAAAAAGGGCACTTTTCCGGAAAGTCTGCAAGTATGAAGGCGATGTAAGCGGAGGTGCCGATGTTCCTGGGTGTCATGCTGGCCATGATAAGGATCATGAGAGAAATCATCGGGTTCGCCTCTTTGAGAAGTCTGTTTATTCAAGGACTTCTGCTGGCTTTGCTTGCGCTTTCACTTGCTGGAGCGGAGAAAGAATAGTGCCCTAAGGCCGTTTCGATGGGGAACTGAATGGTTTTTTACAAACAAATAGTCTGAACAGCTCATGTATCCCGCCAATAACGTGCTGCGACGTTAGTGTTTATCTTCTTTCCAGCAGGGGGGAGGAACGTACTTCCCTTCTGTTGGAAGGGGTATTTTAGGGAAAAAATCGCTTTGGTTTTCTATGGATCTATAGATTTTAGGAGATAGTCCGATGTTTTCCGACAAAATAGGCTGATTTCATTTCCATATTACACTATAAAAGCGATATAATAGTAAATGTGAAATTGATAAGTTAAAGCGGGGAACAGGCAATGAAAAAGAGAAAGAGGAAAGTAATATTGGCCGGGCTCATTATACTCATTTTTCTGAGCGGTTTCACTTATTCCTATTTTAAAGGGACGCCTTGGAAGAAAAGGCAAGTTGCCAAGGAACTTGAGCGATATCTGGAAGAACGCTACGAGCAATCTTTTGTTTTGAAAAGCACTTTTTTTAATGCGGAAGAACGGCAATACGGGGCGGTCTTTTCACCGAAGAATGATCAGTCGATGGCTTTTAATGCGCGGGAGGACGGAGAGAAGCAGACCTATTCAGATGACTACCCGGAAGGTGTGTGGCAGCGGGAATTTCAAGAGGATATTGAATCTGCAGTCAGAAAGAATTTTCCAAATATGACGGATTGGTTTGTCGGTACAGCCTATGGTCAAAGTGCTGAGCTGGTCAAAGGTCCTGCGATTCCAACTTATCAAGAGGCCGGTGCTTATGTGTGGGTGGATGTTATGAATACGGGGGAATTTTATGATTCTGCTTGGCAATGGGAGAAAATATTTCAGCTGGTGAAAGCCGCGCAGCAATTAACGCCTGTCGCTGAAGTATCCGTCTCTTTCGATGAAAAGCAAGACCCTAACGAAGAGGCAGAGGTGTATATTTCCTGCATGCCAGCAGAAGCACTTCAAGTAAAGAGCGTTCAACATGCAAAAAAAGCCTGTGAGGTTACGCGTTTTGAATAAAATACAAAAAGGCAGCAGCTTGGTTTAAGACGATGCTGATCAAGAAATAGATCTCCGCGTCGCTTGACTGTTCATTGTTCAAGCGCACACTTACAAAGCACGGAATGAATAAGAGGATGTCCAGAAAGAGATGGCTCATCCTAAATAGTGAAGACATTAAAGCCCAAGAATGCTGTTAAATCAACATTCTTGGGCTTTAATTTTGGATATATATTAGCCGGAATGGCGCTTTTTAGACAGCCCCTTGTTTTCAATTATTCTGCTTAGTATGAGTTACTTGACTTGCCCGGTTCGCGGAATAGTAAGTGAAGATTATGGACACCACTTACAAAAATACCTAAATGTCTTCATTGTTCACAGCTGCATAAATGCCGCTCAGGGCTGCTAAATGATCAAAAACAAATCCAGCCATTGATTAATAATCTTGTTAAAATAAAGGAAACCCCGTTTATCTGCGGAGTTTCCTTTCATTCTTCACAAAGTCCTGTTAGTTACGTGCTGAAAATGGTTACTGTTCAGTCTGCTGCTGCAAAGGTTTCTCAAAGATTAGTTCGTAATAAGTACCTGCTGCGACACCTGAAGTTACAAAGTCAGGAGAGAACACTTGAATAAAACGCCATCCTTGCTCTGCGTGGCTTTGAATTACTTCTCGATAGTCTTTATTAGGCTTACCAGATAATTTTTTAAACTCTATTTTAACGAACTTGTATTCAAACATTTTATTTAATCTCCTTTTAAAAAGTTTCAAATAACTCGTATTAGAAGCATCATTGTTCTATTTAACAGAGACTATTCATAAGAGGCATTCTCTGGCTCTTTCAAACAGTTTGCGGGGGAGAGGCGCCTCCAATATTTCGGTGTGTTCATCCTTCATGCCCTTCCTTGTAAAATGCTTTGTATTAGTTCTTGTTAGGGTTTATTTTATTGGACAGCTGCATGTTTTCTGCTTGTTGGATTAGTGTTTCTGTTGTTACATCAGGGTTCATCGGGAGGATAACATAGCGCAAACCGTCTTCGTCCCAGCTGACGGAATCAATTTCTTCCATCACTTCTGCCTTTTGTCCGCGGACCATGACCCCTTTAGTCGTATCCAGTTCGCTTCCTTCTCCAGCAGGAGTGGGAAAGATGCTTAGCGATGCGTAAGGCACTTGGTTCTTTTTAAATTCAATATTGACTTCTGTCCGCTTGATTTCACCTGTTAACTGATCTGCGGTTATAGAAGAAGGCTGAGCAGCTGTGTTAGGGAACATTAAGAATGGTTTGCCCAAATGTTTTCCTGCTTCTTCTATCGTTAGAGCTTTTCCTTGCTGTTCATCCGCTGATTCGATTGCTACTCCCTTTGGGATATCCAAAGTAAATGTATTCTTCTTAAAAGAAGGGGAGAAATCGATATCTTTGTAGGTTATCACAGAGCGTCTGTTTTCACTTTTTGTTTCTGTTTTAATAACAAACCATGTTTTTGTGTCAATCCAAAGATCGGTTTGGCCGATTAAGGTTTTTTTCGATTTCGGCTCTAATTTAAGATGCGGAGTTTGAAAGCCGTTTATTTTTTCCGCTCCGACTGTCTTTTGATTATGGGTTTTTTTCATAGCCTTGAGCAGGTTAATGACTTGGTCTTTTTGAGAGTTTGGCTCATTTGAAGCTGATATATCCAGTTTGAAAGCTTTTCCCGTGGCTTCATCGTAAGAGATTAGCTGTTTGCCATTATTAAGAGCCATGGTTGCGTCATGAGTCACTTTGTTCAGGCCGATCGTTTTTATTTGCCCCTTCTTGTTGACATATTCTTTTAATGTCGAGTGCTCGACTAATTTGTCGGCTTCATATACTTTCATTTCCATTTCGGCACTGTAGGATTTAGGGGTTTGTTCCGTTTCAATGACGCGCTCAATCAGTTCATCAGCTGATACCGCTGTCTGATTATTGGCGCACCCCGTTATGGCACTTAGCATGATAGCGGAGCTTAAGCCGATGACAGTCCAAGTTTTTTTCTTCATTATGATTCCTCTTTTCTGTTGTTTGTTGTAATCGCACAAGCTACTAAAGTTCCCATGCCTGCTTCCGACCAAAGGGAAATGGAGCCTCCGTGCATTTTAATCAGCATTTTAGCAATACTCAGTCCTAATCCTGAGCTTCCTTTTGTCCGCGCATGCTCCCCCTGAAAGAAGGGCTCAAAAATCTTGGCTTGCAGCGAGACAGGAATAAAAGGTCCTTCGTTTTGAACAATGATGATGGTTCTTCCATCTCTCCACGAATCCAGTTTGCCGGCTATTGGCTGGAATACCCAGCCAGGAAGGGGGCAGTGGCTTTCGATAGCAGCAAGACAAATTTCCCTGTTCTCATTTGTATGACGTATGGCATTGAATACGAGATTGTCCATAATCCTGATCATTTGTTTCGGATCTAACCGATAATGTCCGCGGACACATTGTTCGGTTTTTAAATTTATTTTTTTATGAGCGCATGGTTCTTCGTAGCCTGACAGCAGCATGTCGAAAAACTCCTCGCCGTCCACATCGGTGGTTTCCAATGTCATGCTGGCAGACTGCAAGGATGTATAGACAGATAGATCATCCAGCATTCGTTTCATATGCGCTGTTTTATCAAACAGAATTCGCTGATAGTCCCGTTTTTCTTCTTCTGTTAATGCTTGATTGTAAAACAAGGCTTCTGCATATGCTTGAATCGCGGTTAATGGCGTTTTCAAATCGTGCGAAAGCGCCGCAACGATGTATTCTTTTTCCCGCTGTTTTTGGGCTAGGAGCCGGTTCGTTTTCACAATCTGCATTCTCATTTGATTAAAATGGGTTATTAATTGACCGATCTCATCTTTACTGGCTGTAAGCGGGGGAAGTGTTTCCGCTCCGCTGGCAAAGGCTGTCATGTGATCGCTTAGCTTCTCCAGCGGCCTGTTTAACTTCCGGCGCAAGAATATCAAGATGATCCAATAAAGGATTCCCATAAAAGAAGCGAGGGAAATCACTAATATCAGTGTGCGGTTTTTCACTCCTTCCACCCATGTCTCCCGGGCGATGGTAATTTCATAAAAGCCAATAAGTTCACCGCGATGAAGCATGGCTTTCTTGATCGAGTACGAACGCCGATTTTTCTTCAGTTCATTTACATGCTGAAATAATTGATCGCGGTCAGCAAACTCGATGTTCGTCACTGAAGGGCGCATCGAATCATATAAGATCAGGCCGTCTTTTCTGTAAAGAGTAATTTTCTCGCTATCATGCGTCAGCAGTCTCAGCAGCGGCCGGTAATATGCAGGCTGATGGATCTGATACAGCTCTTCATCCTGCAGATGGGGTTCAATAGCGGCTATTTGTTTCTCCATCTCTAGGCGTTCCTTTAAAAAGAGCTGCTCATGGTGGCTATTTAATAGAACGTAAAGAAGATAAAGTGCCGCGATCGGCAAAACCATAGCGGCAAGAAAAACAGTCATCAGCCAATATTTAATTTTCATGATAACGGCTCTCCGATAAAGCGGTAACCTTCTCCCCAAACAGTTTGGATAAATTTTGGGGAGCGGCTGCTGTCCGAAAGCTTAGTGCGCAGACTTTTGATATGAACAGTCACTGTATTGCCCGCATTCAGATGATCTTGTCCCCAAATCCATTTATAGAGATCGGATTTAGTAAATGTTTGGAAAGGGTGTTTGGCGAAAAGAAAGAATAAATCTTTTTCTATAGCTGTCAATGTTAAAGGCTCCCCGTGCAAATAGAGAGCTTGGGCCGTGAAATCGACAGCTAGGCCGTTGTGATACTCTACGCGTGTTTGCCGAAACGGCTGCTGGCTGTAGCGGCGGTATCTTTTTAAATGTGAACAGATGCGGGCGCTTAGTTCTCCTAAGCTGAATGGTTTCGTGATATAATCATCCGCGCCGAGCCCCAGTCCTTTAATTTTGCTGCTGTCACTTTGCCGGGCGCTAATAATGAGCAATGGCACATCGCTTCCGTGGCGGATCGCTTCGCATAATGAATAGCCATCCAGCTCAGGCAGCATTAAATCTGCAATGACAAGGCTGTAATCACCGTGCCGAAAATCCTCAAGACCTTCTTTGCCTGTAGAAGCCCATGTCACCTGATACCCCTCTTTGCGCAAATGATCTGAAACAACGCGGGCGATTTCATAATCATCTTCTACTAATAAAATGTTCTCTTGTTTTTCCAATCGCTGCACCCTCTCTCTGTTTTTATTATAAGAAAAACGGGTGTTCATCCTTAAAAATTAATAATTGCTTAATAATTTGATGAGGCTTATTCTCCATTTCTCCGTAAATGTATTGTATACTGATTTTTTTTTAGTAAACAAGCCGAAGGACATAACGGCAGGGGAAGTGGGGGCATCTAAAGGATGCAGAGAAGAAGCGGATGGTGAGTGAAGGGCATGCCGGAATACTTTGAGGCTGGGAACATCCATTATTTCCTGTGATGGCGGACTGCTTCATGCAAAAGAGAGGCAGTGTCAGGAAAGAGGGAAAAAGAAAGCCAGGATCCAAGACAAAGTGAACCTTCAACCGGCGGGAATTTTCTTTCATTCCCCGCTGCTGAAAAGAGGGATAAAGGCTAACATCGCAGCATCCTGCTGCAGCGCCTTTGCCGCCTTACATGGAAGATGAGATCCTGGCTTTCACTATGATTATTCAATGGTCGGAATATTTCGCTGCTTAGCTGCGTGTATGACGTCAACTTTTACAGAAACATTTTTCAAAGAATCCTCTGTTAATGGAATTTTCCCGTCCTGTTCAAGCTTCTTCCATAGCTTAACATTTTCCCGGTATAACGATTCAGAGAGGCGGAAGATATCGGTATTATGCTCAAGACCGTCTAAATAGACGGATTTGATTTGCTTTTCCATCGTTTCTTCGGCTTTTTTGGCAATGGTAGGGCCGCTTACGTCTTGCTGCAGTGATCTTAAAATGGCATCCGCTTGAACGGAGATGGTGAAGCGCAGATCATTCGCCGTTCCCACCGGTGTCACCTCTACTTTAAGCTTATCAATAATGAGGCTGATATCTCTGTATCCTTTTTCGGTTAGCCTTAACTCTTCTCTTTTCAGATCGGGATTGAGCCATTTTAAGCCGTTGGTCCTGTCTCCCTTGATGAATCCTTTTAAATGGTCTTTTGTGACGAGCGCCACTCCTCTCGTTTCAATCGATTGATGCTGCGCTTCATCCGTCCTCCATCTTCTTGTCACCCTAACCAACGGCAGCCTGGCTTCGTGAGGAGGTTCATTGAGCAAAATGATCATCTCCCTCAGATCGACCGGCCGAACAAGCGAGCTTTGCTTATAAGTAGATTGCGGATCGCTTAAGCGGGAAAGAGCGGTGGACATTTCCATAATCGGGATGTTCGTCAGCAAAGGGGGTAACGGTTCATCCGTTGCAAACAGATAGACGCGGTAGCGCGTTTCCTGATATCTGTCTATAAAGTCGATAGCAGATTTCAGCCTATCGCTGTTTAAAGCCTCTTCTGTTAACACGACAAATGCAAGATGGCCCCAAAAAATTCTGCGCTGGGATGAGGCATATAAATTAAACATCGCCTCCACAACAGTTTTGCCGGTAGCCCGGCCCACCTCCACATTTGTCACTGTATTGTTGCTTGCTTCCGATTTGGCCAGCAGACCGGGATTGATAATTTGCATATAAATCGTATATTCTCCGTCTTTATAGTCGATGCCGATCCCGTGCAAGTAGACCATTCTCTCTGGTTCATTCGAATCCCAGCATCCGGCTAAAAAGGCAGCGGCCAAAAGCCAAACAGCCCATAACGATAACCGGGATCTTCGTTTTCGCATCAGGATCCCCCTTTCTTTGTCGCGTCTTGAGGATTAAGAGCATTCATCCGTTTCTCATACTTGCTGAATGGCAGACGGAGGATCGCTTTGGCGATATTTTTCCAATCTAGCCTTGTGGCTACTTCTAAATAAGGAACACCAAATACTCGCACTCTGGCCACTAAGATGCCGATCAAAAACATGGAAACGAAAAACCCGAAAAACCCGAAAAGAGAGACAAGGAAAATCACGAAGAACCGCATCAGCGATATCGTCCCGACAAGCGTTTGATTGACTAGTGTATACGTGGCAACCGTAGAGGCGGCAATAATTACAAGCATGGCGGGGCTGGTTAAACCGGCTCGAATAGCTGCATCGCCAATGATCAAACCACCGACGACACTCAGCGTTTGCCCGACAGCTATCGGCAGCCGCAGCCCAGCTTCTCTGAAGAGCTCGAACAACAGCAGCATGAGAAACGCTTCCAAAGCGGTGGGAAAAGGAACGCCTCTTCTGGATTCGACAACGGTAGCCAGCAGATTAAGCGGCAGCTGGTTTTGGTGGAAAGCGGTCAGGGCTACCCAAAAGCCGGGAAGAAAAGTAGCAATCGTAATGCCTAGTACCCGCATCAGCCGTTCGAATGAATTGAATAAATAATTATTCTCTTTATCTTCAGCGCTTTTCAGTAAAAAAAATAAGTTAACCGGTGTGATATACGCATAGGCAACCCCGTCAATTAAAATGACAAAGCGGCCATTCAGCAGGGATTCCACCGCAAAGTCTGCACGTCCGGTATAGGTGTGGCGCGGAAAAATCGCATAAGCTTCATCATTGATTAATTCCTCAAGTTGGGCTCCGCTTAATAAGCTGTCGACATTCACAGCGGACAGCTTCTGTTTAATTTGCTCGAGGACATTCTGATCCGCGATATCCTTCATGTATAACAGAGATACTTTTGTTTTCGACCGCGTGCCTAATTCGAAGTTCTCGCTGACGAGTGAAGTAGTACGGAGTCTTTTGCGAATTAAAGCGTAATTGATCGCGATGTTTTCAATGAAATTATCCCGCGGTCCTTTGACTGATACTTCGGTCGCTGTTTCCTCAGGTTTTCGCTCCGGCCGCTCAGCGATATCAACAGAAATAAGTATTTCTTGCTTCTTGAAAAGAAGAACCAGCTTTCCGGAAAATATATCTGAAATAAGTTGTTCCTCGGCTTGCACTGGCTGGATTGAAGGAAGCTGGAGAGAAAAAAGCTTCTCAAGTGTGATGTCTTCCAACTGCCGTTTTGAAAACTCTTCCAGTTTTTGAGGGATGACGTGAAATAGCATTTTGCTGCTGACTAAGCCAGTGCAGTACACGAGCAGGACATTGAGATCATTGAATTGGCAGGCTGAAAATTGAACATCGGTGCAGTTGCTGAATACGCTTCTGATTTGTTCTTCATTCAAGAAGCGCCGGGCAGTGCGTTTCTTTGTTTTATCTGTTTTCTGTTGATTGAGCAGTTTTGCTTTTTTAAACTTCATGAGAAGACCTCCGTTTTTTCTTTGAGAAAAGTAAGGCCAAAAAGCTGAACACTAATGAAAAAGCGAAGAAGAACCAAAAAGTAGCCGGCAATGTATAGTTTTTCAGCCAGTTCATATAGGTAAGATCACTAATAGGAACGATCACGATCATAAGAGCTGAGATAAATAGAAGCCGTTTATTCTTGGTTTGCTCGCTCTTAGCCGGAAACATTTCTTTAATCAATACCAGAAATAAAGCAATGCGGATAAAAGCACCCGACAGCCACTGGTAAATCGATAAAAAATCAAGATGCTCGATAAAGCTTCCTAATGATACTAAACTCCATTCTTCATAGGGGGGGAATCTTTGCTTTGAGGCTTCCGTTGGCCCGAACTCGATAATCGCTCCGACCAGAGGCCCCAAGGTGAGCAAAGTCAGAATCAAAATGGTCACAGCGAAATGGCGCCATTTAAGCGGAGCATCCACTTTATGCTGCAATAGTAAAAAAATAAAAACTTCAGCCAGCCCCGACAATTGATAAATCAAACTGTTGAAAATCGGGCGATAGCCATGCTCCAAAAGGGGGAGCAGTAAAGAATAATTTTTATATTGAAGATTGGAAATCGCCACAAAGAATCCGAAAAGCGTGATAAAAAGCAGTAGAAATATATTTATCACGCTAATCGTGCGCAAATTGGTTGCAGCTAACAGCCAGCATGTAAGAGCAAAGAGAAAAGTCAGTAAAAAAAACGGAGTGTCAGGCAAAAAAACAATTTTCATCCATACAATGGTTTCTCTTAATGTAATGGATACCATTAGCAAAAGGTAGCAGCTAAGAAGAATTATGATCCCTTTTGTCATCTTCTTTCCAATCACAGCGGACAGCCAATCAAATAAAGGCTGGCCTTTTGTCTTCTTATGCACATAAAGTAAAAGCAGCACCCAAATCAGCATAATGGCCATGGAGATCAGCACAGCCATCCAAGCATCTCGGCCGGCGGTGCGAACTAACGGAGAGACCACAAATACATGATTTTTTAAACCGATCGCTGTCATCGCTAGGAAAATCAATTGTAATGGAGTGATAGAATCTGATTTCTGAATAACAATCACCTGCAATACTTTATATTACAGATAGTTTTTTCTAAATCGCTTTCTTTATACGGGTTATTTACCAGGAAGGAGCTGATATTGGAAGGAAATTCTCAGGCAGAGGGTCTCGATGCAGTTGTATTGGATAGGAATGGAAGGGCAAGGCAGCAGTCCAAGTTAAACCGATGCGGCTGTAAATGAAAAGAGGAGAGCACCCGAGCGAAACTTCGGTGTTCTCCTCTTTGTTTTACTTCACATCTCCAATTGAAGCAGGATCCTTTTCGGGGCAGAAAGTTTTGGCCAAATACATATGGAAGAACCACTCGCCTATGGCAATAGATGTAGAAGAGAGAACGATAGCGGTGAACAGCGGGATAACTGTTTCGGCTATCATTGCTCCCATGATCCAGGTGCCTAGTGCAGCTCATCCAAAGTCACAAGTCGTTGCTGCCATGTTCGTTGAATTCCGGAAGATCAGCAAATTCCTAATGATATACGTGCTGACTGTGAGCGCAGCACTAGTTAGGATGACATTGATATTGACATATCATAAACAAGCCTTAGCGTAATAAGCAACACTGCTTTTATGTGATCCAATGAAATACCTTAATCATTCTTTACCCGGAAGGGAACTATTTAATCCCAAAACTTGGATTAAGCAGCGGAAGGCAAAGCAGTCCAGGCGTTTGCGGGAAGCGCCTGGACGGTCAATCAAGCTATGATTTTGGAGCTGTTGGAGGTTCGCTGATAAACGTTTTTGTGATTTTCACTTTCTTAATCCGGTTGTATTCCATTTCTTTGATTTCAAAAAGGAGATGGTGGTATTTTAACGTCTCTCCTTCTGTCGGAATATGACCAAATTCTTTGAATAAGAAGCTGGCTAAAAAACCCTCCGCTTCCGGAATTTTCGTATTAAAGGCTTGGTTCAAGCGGGGGATTGATAATCGGCCGCTACAAATCATATGTGTATCGGTTAGTTCCTGAATGAGCACTTCTTCATCTTGGTCGGTTTCATCTTCAATTTCGAGACCGATCATCGCTTCAATAATATCTTCATGGGTGATGATTCCGGCTGTTCCTCCGTATTCATCCAGCACGATGGCGATATGCTTCTTCTCTTTCAGCATCATCTTAAATACTCTTTCAATGGGCGTCGATTCCACGATGAACAGCGGATGATTATCCGCAAATTGTTCCAATGGAGCCTCCGGTGTCAGCGACCACTTCAGCAGCATCTTAGAATGGAACACCCCGACAATATGGTCCATATCGCCGTTATAGACCGGATATCTCGTGTAATTATGATCTAAAATAATCGATTGGGCTTCTTCGTAGCTACTGCCGACTGGAATCCCGACAATATCCATTCTGGGCGTTTTTAATGCATCATGCACACCCTTTGCGTAGAAGTCGATCATGCCTTTGATTCTTAATGTTTCTTCACTTTGGAAAGTCCCTTCCTGAGAAGCGATATCCACCATCGTCTTTAATTCCTCTTTAGAAAAAGAAACTGGCTTTGCCTTTCCTTTTGAAAGAAAAGAAATAATGAATCCAGTGAACTTGGATAATAAAAAAGTGATCGGCTTTAACAGCACAAGAAGCAAGGAAATGACGGGCACCACTTTGTAAGCGATTCTGTCGGAAAAGGTAGCTGCGATCGTTTTGGGCAGCACTTCGCCAAAGATAATCAGAAAGACTGTCAATATGCCGGTAGCGATTCCGACATTAATGCCGTATTGAATGGCGATAATCGTAACCAGCGTCGGCAGCATAATATTGGCGATATTGTTGCCAATTAAAA from Bacillus xiapuensis encodes:
- a CDS encoding DUF418 domain-containing protein, translated to MNTYRVSAMDGLRGFSLLGILLANMLIFQYGIFGKDEIHFFSLSPAELGAYKAVKVLVEGSFMPIFTFLFGYSMIKMKESLERKGAKVNRHFIRRFFFLLALGILHSTFLWEGDILVFYGMMGFFLLVLLNRQKKTLMIWGIILFLLTPFIGYGQLEETPKEKERMTNYLETTQSVYGSGDYMEIKDHRNNEDPLGYPDYMYLVLIIIAPIVHLPLFLFGMHAAKNNRFAEPLKERAIYIRSVFLFLPAGLALKIAAVAFPETDWAGVYEFMGAGLLSLGYIYAFACLYTKQTKGLFPSAFEYIGKLSLTNYLMQTVICTTIFYGYGLGMFGKLGVLAGIMLALVIYAAQVAVSYLYLKKYKRGPLEILLRMWTNFSWNGQIKEKKGHFSGKSASMKAM
- a CDS encoding YfjL-like protein, which encodes MKKRKRKVILAGLIILIFLSGFTYSYFKGTPWKKRQVAKELERYLEERYEQSFVLKSTFFNAEERQYGAVFSPKNDQSMAFNAREDGEKQTYSDDYPEGVWQREFQEDIESAVRKNFPNMTDWFVGTAYGQSAELVKGPAIPTYQEAGAYVWVDVMNTGEFYDSAWQWEKIFQLVKAAQQLTPVAEVSVSFDEKQDPNEEAEVYISCMPAEALQVKSVQHAKKACEVTRFE
- a CDS encoding DUF4177 domain-containing protein; amino-acid sequence: MFEYKFVKIEFKKLSGKPNKDYREVIQSHAEQGWRFIQVFSPDFVTSGVAAGTYYELIFEKPLQQQTEQ
- a CDS encoding LolA family protein: MKKKTWTVIGLSSAIMLSAITGCANNQTAVSADELIERVIETEQTPKSYSAEMEMKVYEADKLVEHSTLKEYVNKKGQIKTIGLNKVTHDATMALNNGKQLISYDEATGKAFKLDISASNEPNSQKDQVINLLKAMKKTHNQKTVGAEKINGFQTPHLKLEPKSKKTLIGQTDLWIDTKTWFVIKTETKSENRRSVITYKDIDFSPSFKKNTFTLDIPKGVAIESADEQQGKALTIEEAGKHLGKPFLMFPNTAAQPSSITADQLTGEIKRTEVNIEFKKNQVPYASLSIFPTPAGEGSELDTTKGVMVRGQKAEVMEEIDSVSWDEDGLRYVILPMNPDVTTETLIQQAENMQLSNKINPNKN
- a CDS encoding HAMP domain-containing sensor histidine kinase; translated protein: MKIKYWLMTVFLAAMVLPIAALYLLYVLLNSHHEQLFLKERLEMEKQIAAIEPHLQDEELYQIHQPAYYRPLLRLLTHDSEKITLYRKDGLILYDSMRPSVTNIEFADRDQLFQHVNELKKNRRSYSIKKAMLHRGELIGFYEITIARETWVEGVKNRTLILVISLASFMGILYWIILIFLRRKLNRPLEKLSDHMTAFASGAETLPPLTASKDEIGQLITHFNQMRMQIVKTNRLLAQKQREKEYIVAALSHDLKTPLTAIQAYAEALFYNQALTEEEKRDYQRILFDKTAHMKRMLDDLSVYTSLQSASMTLETTDVDGEEFFDMLLSGYEEPCAHKKINLKTEQCVRGHYRLDPKQMIRIMDNLVFNAIRHTNENREICLAAIESHCPLPGWVFQPIAGKLDSWRDGRTIIIVQNEGPFIPVSLQAKIFEPFFQGEHARTKGSSGLGLSIAKMLIKMHGGSISLWSEAGMGTLVACAITTNNRKEES
- a CDS encoding response regulator transcription factor, which encodes MEKQENILLVEDDYEIARVVSDHLRKEGYQVTWASTGKEGLEDFRHGDYSLVIADLMLPELDGYSLCEAIRHGSDVPLLIISARQSDSSKIKGLGLGADDYITKPFSLGELSARICSHLKRYRRYSQQPFRQTRVEYHNGLAVDFTAQALYLHGEPLTLTAIEKDLFFLFAKHPFQTFTKSDLYKWIWGQDHLNAGNTVTVHIKSLRTKLSDSSRSPKFIQTVWGEGYRFIGEPLS
- a CDS encoding Ger(x)C family spore germination protein, encoding MRKRRSRLSLWAVWLLAAAFLAGCWDSNEPERMVYLHGIGIDYKDGEYTIYMQIINPGLLAKSEASNNTVTNVEVGRATGKTVVEAMFNLYASSQRRIFWGHLAFVVLTEEALNSDRLKSAIDFIDRYQETRYRVYLFATDEPLPPLLTNIPIMEMSTALSRLSDPQSTYKQSSLVRPVDLREMIILLNEPPHEARLPLVRVTRRWRTDEAQHQSIETRGVALVTKDHLKGFIKGDRTNGLKWLNPDLKREELRLTEKGYRDISLIIDKLKVEVTPVGTANDLRFTISVQADAILRSLQQDVSGPTIAKKAEETMEKQIKSVYLDGLEHNTDIFRLSESLYRENVKLWKKLEQDGKIPLTEDSLKNVSVKVDVIHAAKQRNIPTIE
- a CDS encoding spore germination protein, translated to MKFKKAKLLNQQKTDKTKKRTARRFLNEEQIRSVFSNCTDVQFSACQFNDLNVLLVYCTGLVSSKMLFHVIPQKLEEFSKRQLEDITLEKLFSLQLPSIQPVQAEEQLISDIFSGKLVLLFKKQEILISVDIAERPERKPEETATEVSVKGPRDNFIENIAINYALIRKRLRTTSLVSENFELGTRSKTKVSLLYMKDIADQNVLEQIKQKLSAVNVDSLLSGAQLEELINDEAYAIFPRHTYTGRADFAVESLLNGRFVILIDGVAYAYITPVNLFFLLKSAEDKENNYLFNSFERLMRVLGITIATFLPGFWVALTAFHQNQLPLNLLATVVESRRGVPFPTALEAFLMLLLFELFREAGLRLPIAVGQTLSVVGGLIIGDAAIRAGLTSPAMLVIIAASTVATYTLVNQTLVGTISLMRFFVIFLVSLFGFFGFFVSMFLIGILVARVRVFGVPYLEVATRLDWKNIAKAILRLPFSKYEKRMNALNPQDATKKGGS
- a CDS encoding GerAB/ArcD/ProY family transporter; the encoded protein is MIVIQKSDSITPLQLIFLAMTAIGLKNHVFVVSPLVRTAGRDAWMAVLISMAIMLIWVLLLLYVHKKTKGQPLFDWLSAVIGKKMTKGIIILLSCYLLLMVSITLRETIVWMKIVFLPDTPFFLLTFLFALTCWLLAATNLRTISVINIFLLLFITLFGFFVAISNLQYKNYSLLLPLLEHGYRPIFNSLIYQLSGLAEVFIFLLLQHKVDAPLKWRHFAVTILILTLLTLGPLVGAIIEFGPTEASKQRFPPYEEWSLVSLGSFIEHLDFLSIYQWLSGAFIRIALFLVLIKEMFPAKSEQTKNKRLLFISALMIVIVPISDLTYMNWLKNYTLPATFWFFFAFSLVFSFLALLFSKKKRRSSHEV